The DNA window CGCGGGCCAGAGCCAGCCGGCCGCTGTCGCGCGCGACCGTCAGCGCGGCGTCGCCCGCCGCCACCGTCCAGCCGTCGGCGCCGGCGGCAATGCGGCTTGCTCCCGGCTCGGCCTCGGCGACCAGGATGGCGTAGTCGGGCAGCGGTGCTGCCGCCTCGATGGTCAGGCGGACGATCCCCGGCGCGAAGCCGCGAACGGTCATCGGGCCGAACGCGGTCGCGACCGTCAGAGCGCCGTCGTCGTCGATCCGGCCGTCGCCGAGCGCCGGCGCCGGCATCGCGCCCCAGTCCGGAATCGCCGGCAGGAACGGGTCGCTACTCATCGCCGTTGCCTGGCCCGGATGGAGCGCTGCGCAATCCGGGTCGAGATGGCCAAGGCCGCACCGATCGTTCCCGGAGTCCGCAGCGCTCCATCCGGGTTACGGCGCCTCTCAGCGAAATTGCGCATAGTCGACCGGCCGGTGGCGGTCGAGCGGCTTGCCGGCGGCCGGCATCGGGTACTTCAGCCCGCTGGCGCAGTTGAACAGCACCACCCGCTCGTCCGCCCTGGCCCGGCCGTCGGCCAGCGCGGCCTTGTAGGCGGCGTAGGTCGCAGCGCCTTCCGGGCACAGCAGGAAGCCCTCGCGCTCGGCCATCTCGGCCCGCGCCGCCAGGATCGCGTCGTCATCGACGGCGATGGCGAAACCGCCGGACTGGCGGACCGCGCGCAGGATCAGGAAGTCGCCCACCGCCTGCGGCACCCGGATGCCCATGGCGACCGTGTGCGCGTCTTCCCAGCGCGGCGCGTGCTCGTCCCCGGCCTGCCACGCCCTGACCATCGGCGCGCAGCCGGTGGCCTGCACCGCCACCATCTTCGGCCGCTGCGGCCCGATGAAGCCGATCCGCTCCAGCTCGTCGAACGCCTTCCACATGCCGATCAGCCCGGTGCCGCCGCCGGTCGGATAGTAGATCGCGTCCGGCACCTGCCAGCCGAGCTGCTCGGCCAGCTCCAGCCCCATCGTCTTCTTGCCCTCGATCCGGTAGGGCTCCTTGAGCGTCGAGGCGTCGAACCAGCCCACCGCCTCCTTGCCGGCGCCGACGATCTTGCCGCAGTCGTCGATCAGGCCGTTGACCCGATAGACGTCGGCGCCCTGCAGGGCCATCTCGGAGATGTTGGTCTCCGGCGTATCGGCCGGGCAGAAGATCGTCGCCCTGATGCCGGCCCGGCTGCAATAGGCCGACAGCGCCGCGCCGGCGTTGCCGTTGGTCGGCATCGCCATGTGGCCGACGCCCAGCTCGCGCGCCATCGACACCGCCATCACCAGGCCGCGTGCCTTGAACGACCCGGTCGGCAGCCGGCCCTCGTCCTTGACCAGGATCTCGCCGCGCACGCCGAGGTCGCGGGCCAGCGCCGGCATCGGCACCAGCGGCGTCACCGCCTCGCCGAGCGAGACGATGCTGGCGGTGCGGCGCACCGGCAGCAGTTCGCGCCAGCGCCACAGGTCGGCCGGCCGCGCCGCCAGCGCCTGCTTGCTCAGCGCCGCCCTGACGCCGTCGAGGTCGTAGCGGACCAGCAGCGGCTTGCCGGCGCGGGACAGGCCGTGCAGCCGGTCGGCCTCGTAGCGTTCGCCGGTCATCGCGCATTCCAGGTGGGTGGCGAAGGTCGGCCGGTCTTCGGTGAGATTGAGATCGTCGCGCATGGCCGGTTTTTAGCGTGCCGGGCCGGGCACCGCCAGCGGCGCTTCAGCGGCGCCTTGCGGCGGCGCCGCGGCCGGGTGCAAACAGACGCGTTGCATCCGCATCGATCGAGCCGGAGCCATGCCGCCCGCATCCGCCGCCGCCGAACTGGTCAGTCCGCTCGCCGCCGGCGGCATCGTCGACCTGTGGCGCTCTCGCCGGTCGCCGCGGCCCGGTTCGACGTGGCCGACGAGGCCATGGCCGGCATCATGGACGCGGGCTTCTTCCTGACCGGCCACCGCAACTATGTGCCGCACGAATATCCATGCCGCCGCGCCTATGCCGCGCGCTTCCGCGACCGCCGGCCCGACCGGGTGCCCGGCTTCGTGCAGGCGGCGGGCGCGGCCGGCTGGTGGCTGCACCCCGGCGCCGACCGGGTCGACCTGTCCGGCTTCTGGCACCGGCCCACAGCGGTGGAGGCGCGGGCGTGCAGCGGGCTGCGCCTTGCCGAACCGGCAAGCCTGCGGCTAAGGCTGGCCACCTGCGGCGCGGCGATGCTGTGGGTCGACGGCGCGGAGGCCGCCTGGCTGGCACCCTGCACCCGCAACCTCGACGCGGGGGTCGACGCCACGGTGGACCTCGCGGCCGGCGACCACGCGATCGAGGTCTGGTTCGCCGACCTGTGCGAGCGCGACACCCGCTGGTGGTTCCAGCTCGCGGTTTGCGACGGCGGCGACTTCCGGGTGGTGGTGCCGCTGCCGGTGGACCAGGCGCGCGCGGCCGGCCTGCTCGAGGCCATGGCCGGGCTGCGGTTCGAGCGCGCCGCGTTCGACGCGGAACCGGTGGCGCTCAGCATCGCGCGGCCGCTGCGGCATGCGGTCGACATGACGGTGACGGTCGAGCCCCGCTTCCTGCATAGCGAAGGTGCGGCGGGGGCCGCCACCGTCCCGGCCGGGACCGCGCGGCTGCCTGTCGGCGCGGCCGCGTCGTTGCCGGCGGATTTCCGCGACTACACGGTGACGCTGGCCGACGGCCCGTTCGCGCTGTCGCGGCGGCTCGGCGTCGAGGTCGCCCACGCCGGCCGGCCGGCGGCGGCCGGCCTCGCCGCACGGATCGACGAGGTGCTGGCGCATGCCGGCGCCGCGGCGGAACCGGGGCCGGAGACCGCGCTGGCGCAGCTCGCCTGCGGCCGCGCCGGGCCGCATGCCGACGCCATCCTCGCCGCGACCCTGCCGCCGATCGACGACTGCTGGGACTGCGCCGATTTCCTGCTGGTGCCGCTGCTGTGGGCGCGCATCCGCCACGGCGACGCCATCGGTGCGCGGGTCAGGGAACAAATCGACCGCGCGGTCCTCGGCTTCCGCTACTGGCTCGACGAGCCCGGCAACGACGTGATGTGGTTTTTCAGCGAGAACCACGCGCTGCTGTTCCACGCTTGCGCCTATCTCGCCGGCGGCCTGCTCGCCGATGCGACCTTCGCCCGCTCCGGCCGCTGTGGACGGGACCAACAAGCGGTCGGCCGCGCGCGCCTCGTCGGCTGGTTCGACAATTTCGAGGCGTGCGGCATGGCTGAGTGGAACGCAGCGCCATACATCCCGATCGACCTGTTGGGCCTGGCGGCGCTGTTCGCGCTGGCGCCTGACCCCGAGATCCGTGCTCGCGCCGGCCGCGCGATCCTGCGGCTGGTCGAGTGGACGGCGCTGGCGAGCTACCAAGGCCTGACCGTCGCCTCGCAGGGCCGCAGCTACGAGCACAGCCTGCGCGGACCGCGCAGCGACGAGCTTTCCGGCCTCGCCCGGCTGCTGTGGGGCCGCGGCCGTCTCGGCGCCCAGCACCGCGCGCTGCCGCTGCTGGCGCTGGCGCTGCGCGACCACGGCCTCGTCCTGCCCGCGGCGCTGGCGCGGATCGCGCTTTGGGACGACCCGCGCGAACTCGAATGGACCCACGCCCAGGGCGAGCACCGGCTGGCCGCGCTGTACCACTGCAAGGCACGCCACTGGGCGATGGGCAGCGTCGCCGCCTACCGGCCCGGCGGCTGGGGCTATCAGGAAACGGTGCTGCAGGCTCGCATCGGCGACCATCCGGACGCCCAGATCTGGATCAACCATCCCGGCGAGCGCCTGGTCGGCGGGTTCGGGCGGCCGTCCTACTGGGCGGGCAACGCCACGCTGCCGCGCGTCCACCAGTATCGCGCGCTCGGCGTGCTGCGCTTCGACGGCCATCCCGAGACGCCGGACTTCACCCACGCCCATGTCGCAGAAGCCGCCTATGACGCGGTGGTCGACCGCGGCCGCCGCCTGCTGCTGCGCGCCGGCGACGGGCTGGCCCTGCTGCAGGCGGGCCGGCCGCTGCGCCGGATCGACCGCGGGCCGACCGCCGGCATCGAGGCGCGGCAGGAGGGACGGCGCGGCGACTGGCTGGTGC is part of the Alphaproteobacteria bacterium genome and encodes:
- a CDS encoding threonine synthase; the protein is MRDDLNLTEDRPTFATHLECAMTGERYEADRLHGLSRAGKPLLVRYDLDGVRAALSKQALAARPADLWRWRELLPVRRTASIVSLGEAVTPLVPMPALARDLGVRGEILVKDEGRLPTGSFKARGLVMAVSMARELGVGHMAMPTNGNAGAALSAYCSRAGIRATIFCPADTPETNISEMALQGADVYRVNGLIDDCGKIVGAGKEAVGWFDASTLKEPYRIEGKKTMGLELAEQLGWQVPDAIYYPTGGGTGLIGMWKAFDELERIGFIGPQRPKMVAVQATGCAPMVRAWQAGDEHAPRWEDAHTVAMGIRVPQAVGDFLILRAVRQSGGFAIAVDDDAILAARAEMAEREGFLLCPEGAATYAAYKAALADGRARADERVVLFNCASGLKYPMPAAGKPLDRHRPVDYAQFR